The DNA window TTCGCCATCGCCGATCGCACCGCAGCGTAGTTCGGCGCAACCATCGGATAATCAGAGGGCAGGCCCCATTTCGCGCGGTACGCATCTGGCGACAGATCGTAGTGGGTGCCTAAGTGCCGTTTGAGCGATTTGAACTTCTTGCCGTCTTCCAGGCAGATGATGAAATCGGGCGTCACCGATTTCCTGATCGGGACAGCGGGTGTCGGCTTCTCTTCCGCTTTGGGTGCGGGTGCTCCCCACAGCTTGCTGATCGCTTCATGAGTATCTGCAATTATACGAGCGAGTTCCGCAACTGGAACCGGGTTATTGCTGACATAGGCGGAAACGATGTCGGCGGTCATCTCCAACAATTCCGCGTCGGAGTTGATAAGATCTTCAGGCATTTGGTCAAACTTTCATCTGCTCATTATTTACCGTAGCCCCGATCTACGTCAGCAGCCTCGCTACAGCAAAGCGCACCGGGTGCACAAGACAAGAAGTTACGATGAGGAACGCGGCCGGCGCATGGGTCACGAAACTCCGCATGAACCAGTTCGGGCGCGGCACCGCCCAGCAATGAAGATGCAAGCGCGATTGGGCAGGAGGGCGGATACAGTTTTTGAGCGAGCCTTGTTATGCCGCCGGCTGCATGGCCGCCCTCAGCAGCATGCCGAACAGGTCGCGTGGCTCGTCAGGATCGGCCAGCAGATCGAGCTCCTCGTAGAGGCCGGTCGCCTGCAGTTGGTCGCGCACATAGCGCAGCGCCGAAAAATCCTCGATCGCGAAGCCGACTGAATCGAACAGCGTGATTTGCTTGGCGTCTCGGCGGCCTTGCGCCTTGGCGGCGATCACTTCCCAGAGCTCGGTCACCGGATGGTAGGGATCCAGCTGCTGGATCTCGCCTTCGATGCGGGTCTGCGGCGGGAACTCGACGAAAATGT is part of the Mesorhizobium loti genome and encodes:
- a CDS encoding MucR family transcriptional regulator, which encodes MPEDLINSDAELLEMTADIVSAYVSNNPVPVAELARIIADTHEAISKLWGAPAPKAEEKPTPAVPIRKSVTPDFIICLEDGKKFKSLKRHLGTHYDLSPDAYRAKWGLPSDYPMVAPNYAAVRSAMAKAIGLGRKAVAPEPEAAPAKRRKIGIKTS